CTGCTTGGCCGTAAACTCATTCGCAAGATCACTCTGTGCCCGCAGTCGCAGTGAGCGAAGCTCGACCAGATAGTCCTGATAAAAGACCTGATCCCACGAATAATGAGCCTGCGATTCCCCGGCATGGGTTTCGAGTCTGGTTAAAAAAGCATCCATTTTTTTTTGGAGCGAGGTTGCCGTCCGATCCATTTCCGGATCATAAGAAGAAATTAACGTGACGTGGCAACCAACCAACCCCAGTTGCAAACAAGCCAAAACCCAGAGAACCCATCGAACAGCAAAAGCGGAGGGAAATGTCATTATGTCAGATACCATTGATAATTCACCTTCTGTTGAGATTCCAGATGGGAATCGCCCGCCGAACAGATTTTTTTGGGCCCCGGTCCGTTCCTCTCAGATTCACGACCTTGTCAGGCCATGAACCAGTTGGATCTGAATCTATTGTACCCACATGTGTCCATTTGTCTAGCAGGCTCCGATGACAAAACCGACCCTCACTTAACTCTCGTCAACGACAACCCAGGGTTGGCGTGTTCGAGGCCACCGCAAATGCTATACATGATTCTGTCAATGATTGAGTGCTCTCCATGGCCCCGAATGGCTCCCTCCCCTTCGCACTGGCGACTCTATTCGAGTCGGATATTATCCACGTACAGGGAAAATTTTTCCGGTGGGCGTATGGCAAAAAGCATCACATTCTTGATCGCGCCGAGATTCAATTCCCGTCCAAGCGGGGCGTGGCGTATGTCATCCAAGAGGATATGAATATGGTTGAGGCCTGGCGAAATGAGGACGGCCCGATTAAACCGATCCGCATATTCGTGATTATGGTGAGCATCATGAATTCGAATGGTCAGCGATTGTGCGACGGGCAATTCGGAATACACCTCAACGCGGAAATGCGAAAACCCTCGCCAATCCGGATAGGGTTCGTCAATTCGAATGCCAGGATATTTCTCCGGGTAAAACATGACATGGCCCACTGTATCGTTCCGGGATTTGTCCCAGCCTACCGGCGGAGGAACAATCCGGAGTTCACTATCCGTCGCCTGAACGAACATCATTTCCCACACGGAAGAAAATTGACAGAGCGATGGGAAGCGCGCGGTTCGGTCCCAATACGCATAAGACCACGTGAACACAGGACTCAAGGCGATCACGATGAGCAACCCGACTCCGGCGTAGACCAGGTGTTTTCGTGGAGCCTGCTGCCACACGACCCATTTTCCAACGAGATGGCGATCGAGCGTGAGAAAAACCCCCAGCGCACACACGGCCCCCACCACATCACGAAGAAAATCCGCCAATTCTGAATGCCGACTCGGCATCCATGCTTGGATGCCTTCGCTCACCACACCCAGCAGCACCACTCCTATAACAGCGATGGTATATTGGCTGACCAGAGACCACCCCCGTGGTTCACCAAATTGCCGTGCAAGAAACAATAAGATGATAGCCACGCCGCCATACAGTGGAACATGGCCAAAGTCATTGAGGGCTTTCCAAAGACGAGTATCGGAGGGTACGGGAATCCAAGGGAGAGCCAGCAGTCCCAAGAGGACCAATACCAGACCCGGGACCAGGAACCGGGATACCATGGATCCCTGATTGAATTTCTGGTCTGTCTGGTCTGTCACAACACGCTCGATCAAGCCAGACTCACGACGGAGACGATATCGGCAGACGGCACACCGTTGCGGAAAACAATCGGTTTCGAGGTGTGGGCAGAGATTCGTTCGCCCGGCAAAATGATGCCGACCAGATTTAACGGATCGGCGGCCGATAGACGAATCTCTTGCGCCCCGGCTTGAATATCACGGCGTACCGCCCGCAACGATTCTACCGCCTCCGGCAATGCGAACTGTTCCCCCGTAAAACCATTGACAAACCGGCCACCCCGCATCTCACCCCGCCATTCCAGCTTTCGGTATTGGACTAACAGTTCCCGCCAGGTCACCGGCAATGATTCCCGTTTGAGCAGATCACGAAAGACCACGCCATAACGATGTGCCAATTGCCTGGCCCACTGCTCATGTGGATGAGGACGAACCTGCGGTTCCTCATCATGTGCCCCGGGATCGCCCTGGAACAGATCCCAACGCCCGACACTGTGCCCCGGCCGTCGCGCGCGATCCTTGCCCTCGGCCCGCCGACGTCGAGGATCAAGCAGAGCCCGCATGGGATCAAACCCGTCAGCGGTTACCAACCCTGTTGCCACAAGTTCCCACAGGGCCTGCTCCACTTCCGCGGCCAGGTGTCCCGTCCGACCGGTCAGATCCGCAAAAAAACACGCGCCACGACGATCCAGACAATCCCAAACGGCTTGTGCCACACCACTCAGATGCACCCCCCCTCCAAGCGCCCCTGCAGATGTTCCAGGTTTGGCCACACCCAAAATCCAACTTACATCCTGCCGTCGCAAAAAACTAATGGGAGCCAGTCTGGTCGGAGTCAGTGGCCGGAATGCCGGAACAGCCGCACCAGCATCTAGGGCCGAGGTGTCTGTTCCCTGTCGTGTCTCTATCACAGG
Above is a window of Candidatus Nitrospira neomarina DNA encoding:
- a CDS encoding VanZ family protein, which gives rise to MTDQTDQKFNQGSMVSRFLVPGLVLVLLGLLALPWIPVPSDTRLWKALNDFGHVPLYGGVAIILLFLARQFGEPRGWSLVSQYTIAVIGVVLLGVVSEGIQAWMPSRHSELADFLRDVVGAVCALGVFLTLDRHLVGKWVVWQQAPRKHLVYAGVGLLIVIALSPVFTWSYAYWDRTARFPSLCQFSSVWEMMFVQATDSELRIVPPPVGWDKSRNDTVGHVMFYPEKYPGIRIDEPYPDWRGFSHFRVEVYSELPVAQSLTIRIHDAHHNHEYADRFNRAVLISPGLNHIHILLDDIRHAPLGRELNLGAIKNVMLFAIRPPEKFSLYVDNIRLE